In the Sorghum bicolor cultivar BTx623 chromosome 4, Sorghum_bicolor_NCBIv3, whole genome shotgun sequence genome, CCCAACGGTATTTCCCCTCTCTTGTGCTTCTTGTGCCCAAGCCTAGGCAATAAGTTTGAACTTTTAGTAGTAACCAAATATTATAAACTATACTGGAGAAAAGTAAATAAACTAGCTCCCTACtcgatttaggccttgtttagatccaaaaagtttttcgaTTTtaatactatagcactttcgtttttatttgacaaatattgtccaatcatgaagtaattaggcttaaaagatttgtctcgcaatttacatacaaaaactgtgtaattagttttttatctatatttaatgttccatgcatgtgccgcaagattcgatgtgacggtgaatcttaaaaaaaaattggttttggggtgaactaaacaagaccttagacaCTTCGTATAATCCAAGATTCGGTAAGTTTTCTTTAAAGATTTTCTTTGGAATTCTCTAATAGACCACCGTTTCATGTGAAACTTTCTCGTGTCCCAAAACAAGTGTTTTTCCTTAATTTACACATAAATTAAGCCTTTACATTTCCATTAAATGGCATCCAAAATTTTTGTGTGGCTCTTGCTTAAGGATGGTCATTTTATATCTTCTATATTTATATAGGAGAATGATTTCTCTACAAATTCATGAAGCCCAAAGTTTTCACAGGGTAAACCCATAAAAACATATTCACCATAAATGAACAATGATGTAGCTTATTGTAGCTACACATGGCAGATTAATGCATAAAATATAATATCGTAGAACAGGAATTACTTGACAGTCTAGATGTATAGTTCATTACAAACAATATCTTGATATCCCTTGATCGAGAGATCTTGATGGATGGCAATCATAAATAAAGGCACCACACAGAGGTCCCCTGGATGCTATTAAGCCTTCCACAGCGTGTGAGTAGAGCTAGCAAGAAAAATGGACCCCACGATCAAAACCGTGAACGCTCTTCAATTGTTTACAATGTGCAGAGTTGTTGGCATCACTAGCGTTGTGCCAATTTGGTGTGACCAAAGAAGTACCAATGAAATTGTATTATACTGTTTTGGTAGTACCAGAACAAGTTTTTGTCCCGCTCTCCTCGTTTGTTGGCATTGATAGAAGTTGGAAAAGCTAGCTATCGTGTAAGGAGTGGCTCCCAAATTCTCTCTCTCCTCTATAAGCATAACTCAAGCTCCACGTTGTGGAGGGCCTTATGCAATCAATATATCCATCAAACCCTCCAACAAAATATGATTACCACGGTACAAGATTATTAGTTGATCTATGCCACTTTAGTCACTAAGCAAATTCCTTATGAACACGAGGAGTATTGCTCCAGTTATATAGAGGGTTGACTTGACAACATAATCATAGAAGACGGGTGCTTGCTGAAACAAACGATCCATATAAGTTACTAGGAAGAAGtctagcacaaatcaataccaaTGTTAGCACTCACTTGTAAATAAATGGCATATCAACCCTGCAAACCCCACCGGCGATGTTGAACAAGGCGACAACACCCCACATATTACATGACATCTATTTCTCAAAGGTCGAACCATGTGTGTCCCCGGACAATGCATAGCACATGCAAGGTCCTCATGAAGGGAATATGGTGACACACGAGAGCACCTACAAGGCAACAAGCATCGCATGATCGTTCAAGTACTAGCTAGCACCCGCCACCAGATGTATGCACGTGTTGTGTACGCATGCATACACCAGTGCCAATGACCATCTAGAATAACATTAGAATAACACATCTCGCATCTTGATAGCTATAGCCTTATACTCCATTTCCTCCACGCCATTGCCAATGCCTTTGCATGCGTGCAATGCCCACCCCCTAACAATAACTTTAGAGAAGACAAGCAATTTACGTGCATCATATTCCTCTTTTTGTTGTCCGTTGCCACTTGCTCACATTTGTAGAATGCATCCCTCGCCACCAAAGAGCGGGGGCACGCCATATGTTTAGTGGCGTCTACAACATGACCACCACAAATAACCACATCATCAGTATTGCTAGGGATCAGTGGGCGCCCCGGTCTCGTCCTCTCAGGGCATTTCTATGTCCTAACTGAAGCTGCAAAGCAATTCGCCGCCATTTCTGTTGCGAGTGAGTCCATGGACACGTGCAAGTATGCAACAGACCTGTGAAAAGGCACCATCTCAAGCAAAATTATATTTGGCACATACATTCAAGTGCAACCATAGCGTGCACGACATTGTGCAGCTGGAAAGCCAGCCCCACAGGAGGGTTGCCAAATTGACAGTTCTGCACCATTGGAAATCCTAGTCACTTCTTGGCACATGACCAATCTACCCTTGAAGCACACACTCAAGTACATTGACAGTGTGCACGTCATTGTGCAGCTGGAAAAGCTAGCCCCATAGGAGGGCTGCCAAATCGACAGTTCCGCGCCCTTGGAAATCCTAGTCACTTATTTCTTTGCACCTGACCAATCTACCCTTGAAGCACACGGTGTACAGTACTGCCACATTTGGTTTTGGGGGCATACATGACAATTGCCACTGGAGTGGGAACGAGAGCTTTGTCAGTACTCAGTGAACACGGCACCTGATGATGATGAACAGTGAGGAACGGCTATAAAAGGCGCCCCTCCCCACCATGGCTCAAGAACAAGGGAAGAAGCCATCTCTTCATCAAGAGGGCATCAGATTGAGCTTCCTTACTCGAGGCAATTCTTAGTTTGTTGCCCTTTCAAACCTTTTATTTATCTCATATAATAATGATTACTTGCATGCACGGTTACATTGTTATGCATGCGTCGTCatggtatttttttttttttcaggcaAGGACTTGCTCTGAATTgacccatggcggcgacaatggCAGTGACGACGATGGTGACCAGGAGCAAGGAGAGCTGGTCCTTGCAGGTCCCGACGGTTTCTCTCCCTTGGAAGCCACGATGCGGCAAGAACGCGCTGGAGTTCCCCCGCCGGGCGATGTTCGCCAGCGTCGGGCTCAACGTGTGCCCGGGCGTCCCGTCGGGGCGCGACCCGCGGGAGCCCGATCCCAAGGCTCCTCGCCCCGCCGACAACTGCGACATCGCGCGCCAGCTTGGCGCCGCTGTGCccgggcagcagcagcaggccgcCGGGGaggtggcggaggaggaggccgcgaagaagaagaagaagggcggCGGCAAGAAGCGGCAGCTGGGCGATCTGAGGAAGGTGAGGGTCAAGATCGCCAACCCGCACCTGCGGCGCCTGGTTAGCGGCGCCATCGCCGGCGCCGTGTCGAGGACGTTCGTGGCGCCGCTGGAGACGAtccggacgcacctgatggtcgGCAGCATCGGCGTGGACTCCATGGTCGGGGTGTTCCAGTGGATCATGCAGAACGAGGGGTGGACCGGCCTGTTCCGTGGCAACGCCGTCAACGTCCTCCGCGTCGCTCCAAGCAAGGCCATCGAGGTACGTACGTACGACGACGACAACCCACCCAGGTTTCTGGAACGTTCAGAATCCATGGCGTTTGTGTGCATCAGTGACTACTACTACAGATATCTGACGTTTCGTTTCCATGGTGGTGGTGCGTGCGCAGCATTTCACCTACGACACGGCCAAGAAGTTCCTAACCCCCAAGGGCGACGAGCCGCCCAAGATCCCGATCCCAACGCCGCTGGTTGCCGGAGCTCTGGCCGGATTCGCCTCGACCTTGTGCACCTATCCCATGGAGCTGATCAAGACCAGGATCACCATCGAGGtgagcaacaacaacaaaaacacACAGCATAGCTCGATCACAAATAAGTTTTGCAATGATCGATCTCACTGCTAACTACAACAATCTCATGTGCGAACGATTGTGTGTGTGATGGCATGGCATGCAGAAGGACGCATACGAGAACGTGGCACACGCGTTCGTGAAGATCGTGCGCGACGAGGGCGCGTCGGAGCTGTACCGTGGGCTGGCACCCAGCCTGATCGGCGTGGTGCCGTACGCCGCCTGCAACTTCTACGCCTACGAGACGCTGAAGCGGCTGTACCGCCGCGCCACCGGGCGGCGCCCCGGCGCGGACGTGGGCGCCGTGGCGACGCTGCTCATCGGGTCGGCGGCGGGCGCCATTGCCAGCACGGCCACGTTCCCGCTGGAGGTGGCCCGAAAGCAGATGCAGGTGGGCGCCGTGGGCGGGAGGCAGGTGTACCAGAACGTCCTCCACGCGATCTACTGCATCCTCAAGAAGGAGGGCGCCGCCGGCCTGTACCGAGGCCTCGGCCCTAGCTGCATCAAGCTCATGCCCGCCGCCGGCATCGCCTTCATGTGCTACGAGGCGTGCAAGAAGATCCTCGTCGAcaaggaggaggacgaggaggaggaggaggaggaagccggCGCCGGAGACGAGGGCAAGAAGAAGCTTGAATGATAAAAGTTTCCGACCAAAGAAGATGGCACTGTCGTGAAGCATGGAACTAGCTAGAAACGAATGGACAAGTATAATTGGAGATTGATGTGGCGTTTTTCGGTCGTATGTGTTTCTTTtttccattttcttttttttttttaaaaaaatgtactATGTTTGGAGTCAAGTTCTTGTTTTTCATGTTGCGTGTTTTCGTCTTAATACCATTTGCCTATCTGGAGCTCAAAATGTTGTCCTGTTGCATGTTTCGTGTAATAATAATTACTGTATTTGTCTATTTCAATTTTTAAGCCCAATTCGTTGTGTTTAGTAAACCGTGGTGTGATCATTTATGGTGACAATAgccattttcatttatattttggTTCGCTAAAAAAACTATATTTTGGTATAATAAGCATATCAGCATATCCCCTTATTCAGGCCTGTTTGTGACTGCGGATGTGGACCGTGTAGTGCCTTATGGGTACCGTGGCCGCCGATCCACGGTATAGGAAACTGTTTATTTTTGCTGTACCagtgtcatgtctcatgtgcagTCGAACGAATCATCAATATCGTCAGGGTGTTTGGTATGATTCTTTGGTTTTTTTTATCGCCATAGCAGAAAACACAGTCCCAAACACGCTCTTTATTGAGAAATTGAGACATGAAAACACACCCTTTATTAAGAGTATAAGACATGAATGACAAGCTAGCCTACTGACTCTCTACCTTTAGAAAACACCAAATTTGAGCAGCACCCTTGTTTCATCGGGAAAAAGGGGAAAGTTGTCTCACCAAGATAAATGGAATTGTTACAGTGTATGTATCTTCTTTTTTCAAAAAATCAGGTGTTAGATTAAGATCGGATGGTGTCCCTATTTCTTTTAGGTTGTTCTTCGTCTTTTGGGCTTGTTTGGCTTGTGGCCAAAATGTGTTATCACAATTTTTCTAGCAATTGTTTGGTTTGCTGACACAACTACAGCGTGCCACATTTCTCTTAGCACCCTGTCCCACAGGTAGACTCATTTTCTTGTCAAACTTTACCATAAGTGTGGTTTCAACTTTACTTGCCTAACTTTCTCTGGCAGCATGGTTTGTCGAAGGTTAAGCATAACAAAATTTGATCTTCAGTCTTCAACATATGTCTCATGCCGTGCGCATGTGCTCCGCTGTTGTGTCTAGTCGAGGACAGACTCTCATCTGGTTCTCTTTGTGCTTTATGTCCCTCCCTAGCGGCCTACCCCTCCTCCAAGGCAGCCCTACCAAGCCCCTTTCTAAGGGGttattagttccaaaaaaaaaattcaaaatttttcatcacgtcgaatcttgcagcacatgcattaaacattaaatatagaaaaaataactaattgcatagtttgcctctaacttgcaagatgaattttttgagtctagttagtccataattagacaataattgtcaaatacaaaaaaaaaatgctacaatagtcattttgcaaaattttccgcAACAGGGTCTACCCTGGAGCACAACAAACCCAAACGTCCCTGTCACCTCGCTACTCCACCCCCTAGCCCCTTTCTAAAGCCCGCAGAGCACAAACCCAAACCAATGCTTTGGTATGTGCGGGCACCCATAGGCGGATCCACCACTAGGGCGagccagggcggccgccctaggTCCTCTTGAGGTTGATCTAACACTCTATGAAAATTTTAGACATTAGtgcaaaataaaaagaggcTCTCAGAGTATCCGACGGAGGTTGAAGACAACTTAGATGTATTGGACCATCATATGTGGTTCAGCCCATATAAAAAATCAAAGCCCACAAAACACAATAAGAATACGATCGGTCTTTCTCACGTTTCTCGCTATTCTCGACTTCTAACTTTCCGGTCGTCTCTCTCGCTAATTCACAAACTTGCGGAACCTAAGAACCTGCGTCGGGCTGTAGGTATCTTTATTTGTCATTTGTCCTTTTCACATAGTTAATTGTTTAAAATTTGATTAAGGATGAATCATCGAATGATTTGGTGAAGTCAGTTTAGAACTATTAGTATTAGTATGTATGGTTTCTCTTAATTTAAGAAACAAACTTCTCTaattttgatgtggaaaatatatGCTGAAAACTTTAATATTAGTCAAATTATTATATTACCAAAGCAACTTATGGAATTTGATAGTTTATATTGCCATTGGTTTGCAAAAAATTTATACTATAAGTCCGCCCTAGGTCATTTCTCGAGCTGAATTCGCCACTGGGGCACCCGTAGTAAACATAAGTGATGTGGGATAAAATtgcaacaccaccacaaacagaAGATGCACGTACATCAGAAGCAACGGGATATATCTTCTAAATGGAAAATAGTGATGAATCAAGAGTATCATACTGAACACAACTTGTACCATTCCAACCTAAATGAATCAAGTAAAAGCACACTAAATAAGCTGTGCCCTTAATTGATTATACAAGCAATCGTCTTTTGCCGACTCAACAAACTATGAAGAGGACAAATCTAGCGGCAAAACAGTAAATAAGCTACAACAGGGTCCTTGCAGGTTATTCAGCTTTGTTCCTCGGCCTCATTGGCCTCCCTCTCTTCTGCAGCCGCTGCCATCAGCTCATCAAATTTGTCCGTCTTGCCAAGCAATATTTCAATCTGCGCATTATAAGAGTATATAAGAAAGGAGTCCAACAAATAAACTTGAAAAATGCACAACCATTGACCATGGGGAAGCACGTTTACCTTGGCCTTCTGGATAGGTCGGGGCCTAGTTTCATCTTTGACATCAACAGTAGATGTCATGATCTCTGCATGTGATTCTCGACAAGGTTAGGATGAAAAGAGAACAGAACTCTATGAACATTTATACTTCTTTATACAAACAAGACTCACTCTTCTCGACAGCAAGGCCATTATTTTTCAGAATTTCTGCTACTGTCACCACCGTTGCAATGGCTGAAAAGAGTAAAAGACAAAAGTTAGCAGGTTCAGTAGTGCAAAAAGAGCATACACAATAGGAAAATGCTTCATAACACAATGCTTGAAATGTAAATTTACGTAACATATATTGATGcaaatttgagcttagaaatTGTTTGCAACAAAATGGATGGCAGCATGCTGTACATGATGATTAAATCAAGTTGTAGCCAAAGTAGAATGGCGGATTGCAACAACAGAGGATAAGACTTCAACCACAACTTCCATCGGCAAGGAGGGCACTAGACTGGAAGTTCCAGTACTCTAAAACACTTCACCTAGTTTTATTTTAGAGAAACAACCACCCCCACAATTGAACCAACGATTGTCAGGAACACTCCTCCATGTTATACTATCAgagaagctcaccacaattaATTAAAAACCAAAGTTACTTTCTAGTTTGAACCGTGGCCTTGGGAGGCAATATTGATTTATTCAGGGGATTCTAGACCCAAGAACCCATGAATTCATGAAACCCAGTCCTGAACCAAGCTTTTTAAAGGCACACATATGCCCCATTATACTATATAGGCCTTTAATGCCACCTCGCACTGCAGTATGCCAAAATTCACCACCCACTTCTGTACCCAATTCCAAACCATCTACTGCATGTCTGTATGCCACATCAGTTCCCAGACAAGCTCACTGCTGTCCTACTACAAAACCACACATTGACAATCATGTACATAGGATGGAGCAATGAATCATTGCTATACATCTTTCCACAAACCTACTACAAAACCTCAATCACTCGCAGGCACAGCTCTGAGGAGATTAAATGAACGGGAAAAGGTGTTTTATATAATAAATAAACGGCAAAGCTTCAGGGGAAAAAGATTTACCCATGCCGAGGGCCGACAGCTCCACTTCGTTGTGCAGCTGCATGTACCTCTGCACAAGAACAACATCAAACAGCAGATTAGGCCTCCGTTTGCATCCCCGATACTCGGGAATACGCTCGAATTCAGTCAAATCGCCGGCAAATACATCTCGTCAGGCAAAACCCCAGCTAAAGGGAAGCCCTTTTATGTAGCTTTATATAAACCCCGGGAACAAATCGAAATCCTAACCACAAGCAATCGCAAATAACCGCAAACTCTTGTGTTATCCTCCACCGCGAAAGAGAAGATTGGGATTATTTTTCCCCCTCCTCACCTTGGCGAGGTTGACATAGAAGAAGAGGGGCTTCTTGGTGTTGGAGACCTGGATGCGGTTCTTCTTGTGCCCCTCCgctccggcaccggcaccggccgtGGCTCCTCCACCGGAGATGCTGAGGTTGTTCACGGCCTCGGTGACCTCCTCCATCGCCGTCGCCACGGGAAAACTTGAGAGCTTGGTGACGCGCGAGAGAGGCAACGGGATTTCGGCGGCGATGGATGGAATTGGAAGGGAAGCCCTATCGCTGCCGCGTTTTATACGGGGTAGGGTTACGGTACGGCGGTCGGCGGGGTCACCGGTTATTTATTTTTGCctaaaatagtttttttttttacaattgcctagagccttgtttagtttaaaaaattttgtaaatttttttatattcttcgtcacatcaaggccttgtttagttcaccctgaaaaccaaaaagttttcaagatttcccgtcacatcgaatcttgtgtcacatgcatgaaatattaaatatagacgaaaataaaaactaattacacagtttagccgtaaatcacgagacgaatcttttgatcctagttagtccatgattggataatatttggcacaaacaaacgaaagtgctacattatcgaaaagttttcacttttcagaactaaacaaggcacaaatctttagacgtatgtatggagtattaaatatagatgaaaataaaaactaattgtacagtttggtcagaattgacgaaacgaattttttgaacctagttaatttatgattagacaatatttattaaatacaaacgaaaatactattatttctattttgtaaaattttttgaaactaaacaaagcctacccGGCTCGGAGCCTGTCCGTGTTTTTAAGGAGCGTCCGTTAGAGCATCTCTATCCAATATTTTTTATTCCGAAGAGCAATAGAAGATCGTCTTCAGGAGTTTCTAATATTtcaattttttaaaaagaaaaatcaaaatttGGTCAGTCTCAAAATTTGTAGTGTTTTGCATTATGATTCATACATTTTTTCTATACCCGTCACTGGATCTTTCTCTTTTATGATTTTCTTATCTGGAACCCTTTTTTCCCCTCTTTTTCCCTTCCCACTCTCTTTTTCTCATGAGGCACGAAAGCAAGGGACTGATCCTTGCAAGGAGGGCAACACTGGCAATGATGGGTGGCATGGAGGCGCTGGATAATATAGGTTGCTATTATCCATGCTCGATGTATGAGTGCTTAGAAATCACTTCTACAAAGAGAATTAGACATTTATTATCAGATGACAATGACTATGTCATCTTGTCGGTAGCTCGAGCTGTACAAAATATTCAATAGTAAAGGAAGATACGGTTGTCCTAGGCTATGTAGTTATTTATCCAGGTAGAGAAGACGACCACCAGATGATGTTTTCTAATTATTTGGTTGATGATCCGACATACGACCCACATTTATTCCGTTGAAGGTTTGTGTGCATTTACTTGTGATTGTTAATTATTATATGATTTGTTTTAATTCTTTGTTTATTTTAGGTATAGGAGGAGTAGGGATcttttcctatacttgttgttgAATCACACGATGACTACTTTGTGCAGAAAAGAAGTACAACCGGTGTACTTGGATTAAGTTGTTTCCTCATAAATATGATCTGTCAAGGATGAGGAAGTAGTTGAGCCTACTGAGTGGTGGCCAAAATGTGGAACCTTCTCGTGAGAATAATTGTTTCATTAATGAATTTATTGAGGCACACAAAAGGATTAGAGACAACGAAACCCATCACCGGTTAAAAAGAAGACATCATCGAGAACCTATGGCAACAATTTCCTAATAAACATTGGTTCATAGTCTTTTATTTAATTGTTACTTGTTAGGATGACTACATTCTATTTCACAAAGTGTAATCAGTACTTTTGTTTTCCTCTAAGTGTGATTAATACATATATTTTTTCCACAAAGTGAAATCAGTGCTTTTGTTTTCCACGTGTTATCATTCATGTGGCTGGCCAACAGGAAGCAGAAGCCTACCACCACCAGCTAGTAGCCGGCCACCAGGAAGCAGCAGCCTGCCACCAGAGTACTCTTTGAATATTTCTCCAATCTTCTCATCTAAACTCAATGCGCCAACCGTGTTGGCGAGTGGGTGATGGAAGACATATTAATATTTGGACTGACCCTTGGATCCCTCGGGATGGGAATCGGCAACCGAGCACCCCTAGAGAGGCCTCCTTACTAACAAGAGTAGAGGAACTAATTGACCCGGGCACTGGTGATTGGGATGAGCAGTTGGTCTATGAGACTTTCTGGGAGGAGGAAGCGGAGGTTATCTTAACAATTCCAATTGGCGAGGACACACCGGACTGGCCAGCATGGCACTTCGATTCAAAAGGTCGTTTCTCTGTCAAGTCGGCCTACAAGCTGGCTGTGCAAACCCACGACACTGAGGCTGGTCGGGAAGCTGGGACATCGGCAGAGGGGGGTTCAACAGCCAATTATTTCCCATGGCATAAAATACGACAGTTGAAAGTGCCCAATAAAGTCCAGATGTTTTTCTGGCGATTAATCCATAATAGTCTGGCTGTCCGAAAAAATCTAAAAAGAAGGAAAGTCAAGACTGAAACTTTATGTCCGATATGCAATAGGCTTGATGAAGACTGCGGCCATCTCTTTTTTAACTGTAAAAGGGCTCGAGAGTGTTGGCGTGATCTACACTTGGAAGAGGAGCGCTGCAGCTTAGCAAACTGTGGGTCAGGAAAGGATGTAGCACGGAAGGTGTGGGCAATGCAGCCGGAAGTCCAACTGAAGATCGTGGTGTTCCTGTGGAGGTGGTGGGCGGCAAGAAATAAAGCAAATGCGGGAGAAAGGGCACAAGCTGCTGGAGAGGTGTGCAATGCTGTCCAGTATCACTTACATGAGTTTGCAAACGTGAAGGAGTCAAACAGGACACGAAGTCAAGGTGAGAAAACAAAGTGGAAGCCTCCACAAGAAGATCACTATAAACTGAATGTTGAGGCTCTGTGCTAGATGTTGGGGCAGGTTTCATCCAAAGAGCTGCAAGCCCTCTGCATGCGGAAGCTCTGCCAGCTTTCCACAGCGTGAACAGAGCAGCACAACTTGGAATGACTCGGATCGAACTGGAAACTGATGCTACAAATCTTGGTAAGGCTTTAACAACGGAATGTTTTGATAGCAGCCCGGAAGGTGCCCTGTTTAGACAGATACGTGTGATGATGGCAAACAATTTCGTTTCTTGTTCCATCTCGACATGTCCTAATAGGGTGGCCGATGGTTTGGCCAACTATGGTGTAACAGCCTTTCCAGATGGAGGGCATGTGTTCTGGTGCCAGGCACCAAGCTTTGTAACCGAATTGGTGTCCGACGATTTGCCTGGAGCTATTGGTCTATAaagttctcttttttttaaaaaaaaatgcgcCAACCGTGTACTCTTTGAATATTTCTTCCAGAGTCGAGTACAACGCATGATAGTTGTTCATTAGCACTATTTTCTTCACCATAAACACAAAATCCTGAAATCACATGAGATGGAAGGAGGATAATTTTGGGCGTTGGATAGATTATTGTTGGAGTTTATTTTCgtataaacttttttttttactatTGGATGCTAAATATGGACACTCTTGGAGATAGTTGTATCTAAAACAACTCCATTCAACAATTTACCACCCGCTTGATTGAGGAGCATTGTTTTAGCGTCCTAGCCACTGTTCGCGCTCCCTCAATCACCAAAAAATATCATTCTAAAACCTATACtacgaaaatatatttcatgataAATCTAATAACACTTAGTTAATAttataaatataatttttttaataaacttAGTGAAATGTAAGATGGTTTGAAACTAGAATGACATTCTTTTGGGGCAGATGAGAGCGAGCAACTGCCACTCGAAGATTGTCATAATGCATAAACATTTTCGTTTTCCAAATGCATCCACTTGAAAGGGCACCTCATGAACAAGTACCATCAACATACAGCTTTAAAAAAAGTGCCACCGACATACCGATTAGGACAGGAAACTGTTGCAGGGGAGAAAACTATAAACAACTAAAGACTTTCCAGTA is a window encoding:
- the LOC8082924 gene encoding adenine nucleotide transporter BT1, chloroplastic/amyloplastic/mitochondrial; the protein is MAATMAVTTMVTRSKESWSLQVPTVSLPWKPRCGKNALEFPRRAMFASVGLNVCPGVPSGRDPREPDPKAPRPADNCDIARQLGAAVPGQQQQAAGEVAEEEAAKKKKKGGGKKRQLGDLRKVRVKIANPHLRRLVSGAIAGAVSRTFVAPLETIRTHLMVGSIGVDSMVGVFQWIMQNEGWTGLFRGNAVNVLRVAPSKAIEHFTYDTAKKFLTPKGDEPPKIPIPTPLVAGALAGFASTLCTYPMELIKTRITIEKDAYENVAHAFVKIVRDEGASELYRGLAPSLIGVVPYAACNFYAYETLKRLYRRATGRRPGADVGAVATLLIGSAAGAIASTATFPLEVARKQMQVGAVGGRQVYQNVLHAIYCILKKEGAAGLYRGLGPSCIKLMPAAGIAFMCYEACKKILVDKEEDEEEEEEEAGAGDEGKKKLE
- the LOC8071658 gene encoding uncharacterized protein At2g34160 codes for the protein MEEVTEAVNNLSISGGGATAGAGAGAEGHKKNRIQVSNTKKPLFFYVNLAKRYMQLHNEVELSALGMAIATVVTVAEILKNNGLAVEKKIMTSTVDVKDETRPRPIQKAKIEILLGKTDKFDELMAAAAEEREANEAEEQS